From one Budorcas taxicolor isolate Tak-1 chromosome 21, Takin1.1, whole genome shotgun sequence genomic stretch:
- the MINAR1 gene encoding major intrinsically disordered Notch2-binding receptor 1: METNQETSLFLVKILEELDSKQNTVSYQDLCKSLCARFDLSQLAKLRSVLFYTACLDPNFPATLFKDKMKCAVNNQQSKKIMVAADIVTIFNLIQMNGGAAKEKLPGGRQKMHKKDASFESCRSDTEICSAAECEPLNCELSDRPFSRGYPTRQSSKCRKVDCKDCPQFIPASEPDFLLGVSKDVKNRAASLDRLQALAPYSMASPQPCEMQRTYFPMNLESESMSDQDSLPLPQGIKQTFISNDEPFVVQSCVQKRNIFKEDFHNLMAVSPGLASPANKAESEHRKSQGRKESHKTPFPHHSFEMPYSSQYLNPEYSPVPDKRRAKHESLDDLQASTYFGPTPVMGTQEARRCPGKSGKQTPWPAKSWSLNTEEVPDFERSFSNRNPSEEKLRYPNSSSQTPNFPTPDRCPAYLTPQDQQPILPVGYSAKPNGLKSKEIPSPVDLEKHEPVKKFKDKSISCTSGQLSSDTSSVGTQTDLHVLEPKKGKDLCTPGQGKYSDRHAVKHSDDDSEVVSDDISDIFRFLDDMSISGSTGVMQSSCYNSTGSLSQLHKSDCDSSPEHHLTRIANGLPSGQGEKGSRPENSHHSEEELKTSVCKLVLRIGEIERKLESLSGVREEISQVLGKLNKLDQKIQQPEKVSVQIDLNSLTSEAPSDESASPRTFRAHKGAHGPKLENTADWCCSDASGSNSESLRVQALKKSLFTRPSSRSLTEENSATESKIASISNSPRDWRTITYSNRMGISEEEIKERGPGDSKDWHRKSKEADRQYDIPPQHRLPKQPKDGFLVEQVFSPHPYPASLKAHMKSNPLYTDMRLTELAEVKRGQPSWTIEEYARNSGDKGKLTALDLQTQESLNPNNLEYWMEDIYTPGYDSLLKRKEAEFRRAKVCKIAALIAAAACTVILVIVVPICTMKS, from the exons ATGGAGACCAACCAGGAAACGTCCCTCTTCTTGGTGAAGATCTTGGAGGAATTAGACAGCAAGCAAAATACCGTCTCCTACCAGGACCTCTGCAAATCCCTATGCGCCCGCTTCGATCTGTCCCAGCTCGCGAAACTGAGAAGCGTGCTCTTCTATACGGCCTGTCTTGACCCCAACTTCCCAGCCACGTTATTCAAAGACAAGATGAAATGTGCTGTAAACAACCAGCAGTCCAAGAAAATCATGGTGGCTGCGGACATCGTGACCATATTCAACCTGATCCAGATGAATGGGGGTGCCGCCAAGGAGAAGCTGCCTGGAGGCCGGCAGAAGATGCACAAGAAAGATGCCTCTTTTGAGTCGTGCCGCTCAGACACGGAGATCTGCAGCGCGGCAGAGTGCGAGCCCCTCAACTGTGAGCTGAGTGACCGGCCTTTCAGCCGGGGCTACCCCACCCGCCAGTCATCCAAGTGCAGAAAGGTGGACTGCAAGGACTGTCCACAGTTCATTCCTGCCTCTGAACCTGACTTCCTCCTGGGGGTCAGCAAAGACGTGAAAAACCGGGCAGCTTCCCTGGACAGGCTGCAGGCTCTGGCCCCATACTCGATGGCCAGCCCTCAGCCCTGCGAGATGCAGAGAACCTACTTCCCCATGAACCTCGAGAGTGAGTCCATGTCTGATCAGGActccctgcctctcccccagGGCATCAAGCAGACCTTCATCTCCAACGACGAGCCCTTTGTGGTCCAGTCCTGTGTCCAGAAAAGGAACATCTTCAAAGAGGACTTTCACAACCTGATGGCTGTGTCCCCTGGGTTGGCCAGCCCGGCCAACAAGGCCGAGAGCGAGCACAGGAAATCCCAGGGCCGCAAGGAGTCCCACAAGACGCCCTTCCCCCATCACAGCTTTGAGATGCCCTACAGCAGCCAGTACCTGAACCCCGAGTACTCCCCGGTTCCTGACAAGAGGCGGGCAAAGCACGAGAGCTTAGATGACCTTCAAGCCTCCACGTATTTTGGACCCACTCCAGTGATGGGGACCCAGGAGGCCCGGCGCTGTCCTGGCAAATCAGGCAAGCAGACCCCCTGGCCAGCTAAAAGCTGGAGCCTCAACACTGAAGAAGTTCCTGACTTTGAACGGTCCTTTTCCAACAGAAACCCCTCCGAGGAGAAGCTCCGTTATCCAAATTCCAGCAGTCAGACACCCAACTTCCCAACCCCGGACAGATGCCCCGCTTACCTGACACCACAGGATCAACAGCCCATCCTCCCAGTCGGCTACTCAGCAAAGCCCAATGGGCTCAAATCTAAAGAGATCCCATCTCCTGTAGACCTGGAGAAGCATGAACCAGTCAAAAAGTTTAAAGACAAGAGCATCAGCTGCACCAGTGGGCAGCTGAGCTCAGACACCAGCAGCGTGGGCACCCAGACTGACCTGCATGTGCTGGAGCCCAAAAAAGGCAAGGACCTGTGCACTCCCGGGCAGGGCAAGTACAGTGACCGGCATGCCGTGAAGCATTCCGACGATGACTCGGAGGTGGTCAGTGATGACATCAGCGACATCTTCCGGTTTCTTGATGACATGAGCATCAGCGGCTCGACGGGGGTCATGCAGTCATCCTGCTACAACAGCACGGGGTCCCTATCTCAGCTTCACAAGTCGGACTGTGACAGTTCGCCAGAGCACCACCTCACCAGAATCGCCAATGGGCTCCCCAGCGGCCAAGGGGAGAAGGGCAGCCGGCCAGAAAACAGCCACCACTCAGAAGAGGAGCTGAAGACCAGCGTGTGCAAGCTGGTGCTCAGGATCGGGGAGATTGAACGGAAGCTCGAGTCACTGTCGGGTGTGCGTGAGGAGATCTCCCAGGTCCTGGGCAAGCTCAATAAACTAGACCAGAAGATACAGCAGCCCGAGAAGGTGAGCGTGCAGATTGACCTCAATTCTCTGACCAGTGAGGCTCCGTCTGACGAGAGCGCCTCGCCCCGGACGTTCCGTGCCCACAAGGGTGCCCACGGGCCCAAGCTGGAGAACACGGCTGACTGGTGCTGCTCAGATGCCAGTGGGAGCAACAGTGAAAGCCTTCGTGTCCAGGCCTTAAAAAAAAGCCTCTTCACCAGGCCATCTTCCAGGTCCCTGACAGAGGAGAACAGTGCCACAGAATCCAAGATTGCCAGCATCTCCAACTCACCCAGGGACTGGCGCACCATCACTTACTCCAACCGCATGGGCATCAGCGAGGAGGAGATCAAAGAGCGAGGTCCTGGTGACAGTAAAGACTGGCATCGGAAGTCTAAAGAG GCAGACAGGCAGTATGACATCCCCCCGCAGCACCGCCTGCCCAAGCAGCCCAAGGACGGCTTCCTGGTGGAGCAGGTGTTCAGCCCTCACCCCTACCCCGCCTCTCTCAAGGCCCACATGAAGAGCAACCCTCTGTACACGGACATGCGGCTCACGGAGCTGGCAGAGGTGAAGCGGGGCCAGCCTTCCTGGACCATCGAGGAGTATGCACGCAATTCGGGTGACAAGGGCAAGCTGACAGCCCTGGACCTGCAG ACTCAAGAATCTTTAAATCCAAACAACTTAGAGTATTGGATGGAAGACATTTATACCCCGGGCTACGACTCATTGCTAAAACGGAAAGAAGCCGAATTCAGACGAGCCAAGGTCTGCAAGATAGCGGCTCTGATTGCTGCGGCTGCGTGCACAGTCATTCTGGTGATCGTCGTGCCCATCTGCACGATGAAATCATGA